GCAGCCCGGGATGGCGATGGAGGATCTGCGCAAGCTGCTGGGCAAGCCGGCGCGGCGCACGCCCTATCCGCTGAAGAACGAAACCGCGTGGGAATGGCGCTGGGTGCAACCGCCGAACTCGCCGATGGTGTTCACCGCCACGCTGAACGACGATCAGCGAGTGGTGAGCGCGGGCTCATCGCCCGATCGCAGCACCGAGGCGAACGCCAACTAGTGAGCCGCTGCGGGCATGCCGGTCCGTAACTCTTCCGCGAAGCCCGAGCGCTCCATCACCTCGAGCGGCTGCGCCTGCACCGAGTCGATCCGAAGCACGCCGCCGCGCGCCAGCACGGCTTTGTGCACCTGGCGCAGCGCGTCGAGTCCGGTCGTGTCGAGCAGGATCAGGTGCATCGCGTCGAGCACCACCGTCAGGCCGCGAGGCGCCCTCTCGATGGCTTGCACCGTCGGGTCGAGCTTGGCGGCGGCGCCGAAGAAAAGGGCTCCGTAGAGCCGGAAGGTCAGCACCGGCGGCTCCAGCGCCACCATCTCGACGCTGAACAGCTTGCTCATGCGGCGCACGAACAGCGCACAGGCCAGCACGATGCCCGCCTGCACCGCCACCGTGAGGTCGAACACGACGGTCAGGAAGAAGGTCCCCAGCATCAGCACGCGGTAGTCGCGGCTGGCGCGACGCAGGATGTAGGGCGACAACTCCCGCCACTCTCCCATGTTCCAGCCCACGAAGAGCAGGATGCCGGCCAGCACCGACAGCGGCACGTGCTGGGCGAGCGGCGCCGCCAGCAGCACCACCACCAGCAGCGTGATTGCATGCACGATGCCGGCAACGGGCGAGTTCGCGCCCGCGCGCACGTTGGTCACGGTGCGGGCGATGGTGCCGGTGGCCGGCATACCGCCGAAGAAGGGCGTGACCAGGTTCGCCACGCCTTGCGCCATCAGTTCCTGGTTCGGATCGTGGCGCGGCAGGCCGCTGACCTGGTCGGCGACACGCGCGCACAGCAGCGATTCGATTGCGCCCAGCAGCGCAATGGTGAGAGTGGGTGTCACCAGCTGCTTGACGGTTTCCCAGGTGAACTCGGGGAGCGCAAAGCTCGCCATGCCTTGCGGAATGCCGCCGAATCGGGTGCCGATGGTCTCCACCGGCAGGCTGAAGCCCCAGGACACCAGCGTGAGCGTGACGAGCGCGACGATCGGCCCCGGTACGCGCGAACCGGCGCGCACGGCGCGCAGCTCGGCGATCCGGCCCAGCACGAGGCGCACCCCGTAGCCGAAACGCGTCTTGTCGTGCAGCAGCGTAGGCCATACGAACAGTCCGATGAGGCAGGCCGAGCCGAGCCCGAAGGCATACGGATTGAAGGAGCCGATGTGGATGGCCAGCGTGTGCAACTGCGAGAACATGTCGGCCGGCATCTTCGGGATGGTCAGCCCCAGCCAGTCCTTGAGCTGCGAGATCAGAATGAGCGCTGCGATGCCGTTGGTGAAGCCGATCACGATCGACACCGGCACGTAGCGCACCAGCGTGCCGAGCCGGAACAGCCCCATCAGGAACAGCAACACCCCGGCTCCGGCGGTGGCGATCAGCAGATTGGCCACGCCGTAGCGCTCGACGATGCCGTAGACGATCACGATGAAGGCGCCGGCCGGCCCGCCGATCTGCACCGCCGATCCGCCCAGGGCCGCGACCAGGAAGCCGGCGATGATCGCGGTCCAGATGCCGGCCTCCGGCTTGAGCCCGGAGGCGATGGCGAAGGCCATGGCCAGCGGCAATGCCACGATGCCCACCGTGAGGCCGGCGCCGAGGTCCTTGAGAAAGCGCTGTTGGTTGTAGCCGGCCAGCGCGTCGATCAGCCGGGGACGAAAGCGTGCGATCGGTGGGGGCGAACTCATGGCGCTATTGTGGATGCGCCTTCTTGCCCGGGCTCAGCGGGATTCGTCGTCGCCGGGCAGCACTGCGTCGGCCGCGGCGCCCACCGCCTTGCCGGTGATGCGCGCGGTGCCGATGGCCGCATCGGCTGCCAGGCCCACGGCGCCGGCGGTCACGCTCACCGCGGTGCTGGCCACGGTGACCACGGCACAGCCGCCCAGCGGCAGGCCGCATGCGAGGATGAGGATGGCGGACAGTGCAATGTGCTTCATGGGCAGGCTGCGATCAGGTCGGGGGCGCGTCAGCGTACCCGCATGCCGGGTTGAGCGCCAGGCCAGGGCTCCAGCACGTAGATCCCGGGCTCGGCCTTCTCGTCGGCATGACTGGCAGCCAGCACCATGCCTTCGGAAATACCGAACTTCATCTTGCGCGGCGCCAGGTTGGCGACCAGCACGGTGAGCTTGCCGACCAGCTGCTCGGGCTGGTAGGCCGAGGCGATGCCGGAGAACACGTTGCGCGTGCGGCCTTCGCCGGCATCGAGCGTGAGGTGCAGCAGCTTGGTGGAGCCCTCGACCTTCTGACAGGCCACGATCTTCGCGATGCGCAGGTCGATCTTTGCGAAGTCGTCGATGGTGATGGTTGGCGCGATGCCTTCGCCGCCGGGCAGGGCAGTGGCTGCGGCGGCTTCTGCCATCGGCTCGGGCGCCTCGAACAACTGGTCGATCTGCTTGGCGTCGACGCGCTGCATCAGGTGCTTGTACTCGGCGATCGCGTGGCCTTCGCCAAGCAGCCGCGCCGCATCGGCGAACAGCAGCGGCTCGCTGCGCAGGAAGCCCTCGACCTGCGCGGCGAGCGCCGGCAGCACCGGCTTCAGGTAGATGGTCATCAGGCGGAAAGCCTCGATGCAGGTGGTGCACACATCGTGCAGGCGCACTTCCATCCCGGCCTGCTTGGCGAGCTCCCAGGGCTTGTTCTGGTCCACGTACTCGTTGACCTTGTCGGCCAGCGCCATGATCTCGCGCAGCGCGCGGGCGAAGTCGCGCCCGTCGTACAGCGCGGCGAGCGGCCGGGCTGCTTCCTGCAGCGTCGCCAGCAGCGCGGCGCCATCGGTGCTCACGATGCCCAGCTTGCCGCCGAAGCGCTTGGCGACGAAGCCGGCCGCGCGGCTCGCGATGTTGATGTACTTGCCGATCAGGTCCGCGTTCACGCGGGCGATGAAGTCGTCGGGGTTGAAGTCGACGTCCTCCACCTTGGCGTTGAGCTTGGCCGCGATGTAGTAGCGCAGCCACTCGGGGTTCATGCCGATCGAGAGGTACTTGAGCGGGTCGATGCCGGTGCCGCGGCTCTTGCTCATCTTCTCGCCCGAGACGGTGATGAAGCCGTGCACGTTCACCTGGCCGGGCGTCTTGCGGCCGCTGAACTGCAGCATCGCGGGCCAGAACAGCGTGTGGAAGTAGACGATATCCTTGCCGATGAAGTGAACCTGCTCCACTGCCGGATCGGCCACGAAGTCGTCGAAGCTTTGCGTGGTGCGCGAGGGCTCGTGCCAGTGGGCCGCCGCCTGGCCCTTGTCGAAGTGGTTCTTCAGGCTGGCCAGGTAGCCGATGGGCGCGTCCAGCCAGACGTAGAAATACTTGCCCGGTGCATCCGGGATCTCGATGCCGAAATAGGGCGCCTCGCGCGAGATGTCCCAGTCCGCCATGCCGGCCTCGAACCACTCGCCGGCCTTTTTCGCCATCTCCGGCTGCAGCTTGCCGTCCTGCGTCCAGGTCTTGAGGAAGTCGACCACCTTCGGATCGGAGAGCTTGAAGAAGAAGTGCTCGGAGCTGCGCAGCTCGGGGGCCGCGCCGGTCAGCGTCGAATACGGGTTGATCAGTTCGGTGGGCGCGTACACGCTGCTGCACACCTCGCACGAATCGCCGTACTGGTCCTTGGCGTGGCACACCGGGCATTCGCCCTTGATGTAGCGGTCGGGCAGGAACATGCCCTTCACCGGATCGTAGAACTGCTCGATGGTGCGCGTGGCGATCATGCCCGCCGCCTTGAGCTTCCTGTAGATGCCCTGGGCGAGCTCGGTGTTCTCCGGGCTGTCGGTGGAGTGCCAGTTGTCGAAGCGGATGTGGAAGCCGTCGAGGTATTCCTTGCGGCCGGCCGCGATCTCGCCGACGAATTCCTGCGGCGTCTTGCCGGCCTTCTCGGCCGCGATCATGATCGGCGCGCCGTGCGCATCGTCGGCGCCAACGAAGTGCACCATGTGCCCCTGCATGCGCTGGAACCGCACCCAGATGTCGGCCTGGATGTATTCCATGATGTGGCCGACGTGGAACTTGCCGTTGGCATACGGCAGGGCGGTGGTAACGAAGAGCTTGCGCTGGGGCATCGAGGGCGCTTTCTGGGGGAACGGACGGGAGCCGGCGGCCGTGCGGCCGGCGGGAGGGGCATTTTAGGCGGCGCACGGCGCTTACACTTTGGCCCCCATTCGAGCCGCTGCCATGACCTCTGCCCTGCCGATCCTGTCCGCCGTCGAAACCCGCGTCCTCGGCGTGCTGGCCGAGAAGCAGCGCACCGTGCCCGACAGCTACCCGCTGACGCTCAACACCCTGGTGGCCGGGTGCAACCAGAAGACCAGCCGCAACCCGCTGATGGAGCTGTCCGAGACCGAGGTCCAGGCCGCGCTGGACAGCCTCAAGGGCTACAGCCTCGTCATGGAGTCCAGCGGCGGGCGCGTCGCGCGCTACGAGCACAACATCGAGCGCGTGCTGCGCGTGCCCTCCCAGTCGACCATCCTGCTGACGGTGCTGATGCTGCGCGGCCCGCAGACCGCCGGCGAGCTGCGCATCGCCACCGAGCGGATGCACAACTTCGCCGACATCTCCTCGGTCGAGGCCTTCCTGGACGAGCTGGCAGAGCGGCCGGCCGGCGCGCTGGTCGTGAAGCTCGCGCGACTGCCGGGGGCGCGCGAGAACCGCTGGATGCAGCTGCTCTCTGGACCGCCTTCGGAGCAGGCGATGGAGACGGCGGGGGCGCCGGCCGGTCGCGGCGACGCTTCGCTCGGCGAGGTGGCGGCGCTGAAGGCCAACGTCGCCCGGCTCGAGGCCGAGGTCGCGGCCCTCAAGGCGCTGACCGCGCGCATCTGTTCGGAACTGGGCATCGCCGACCAGGCCTGAAGCCCCGCGCATGAAGGACGCGGTCTTCTTCCGCCCCTCGACCTGGGCGACCCCGCTGCCCCACCCGTGCACAGTTCGAAAGTGCCTTCCTGGCGGCCGGCGCCGAGTCGGCCGCCTCCTTCCTGACCAACGGCATGCTGGCGTGTAGGGTGAACGCGGGGCCGGCGAACCCCTCCTTGGCGCCGCACTAGACTACCGGCCATCAGGAGCCCCCATGACCGTTACACCCCAGGCGCTCGCCGAAGCGCTCAAGACCGTCCTCGACCCCAACACGGGCAAGGACTTCGTCAGCACCAAATCGCTGAAGAACCTCCAGATCCACGAGGGCGATGTCTCCTTCGACATCGAGCTCGGCTACCCCGCCAAGAGCCAGGCCCCGGCGCTGCGCAAGGCGCTGGTCGCGGCGGCGAAGACCGTGCCGGGCGTCGAGAACGTCTCGGCCAACATCGCGACCAAGGTGATCAGCCATGCCGTGCAGCGCGGCGTGCAGCTGATGCCCAACGTCAAGAACATCATCGCCGTGGCCTCGGGCAAGGGCGGCGTGGGCAAGAGCACCACTGCCGCCAACCTCGCGCTTGCCCTCGCGGCGGAGGGGGCCAGTGTCGGCCTGCTCGATGCCGACATCTACGGCCCCAGCCAGCCGATGATGCTGGGCATCTCGCGCCGCCCCGAGAGCGAGGACGGCAAGACCATGGAGCCGCTGGAGAACCACGGCGTGCAGGTGATGTCCATCGGCTTCCTGGTCGACCAGGACGAGGCCATGATCTGGCGCGGCCCCATGGCCACGCAGGCGCTGGAGCAGCTCCTGCGCCAGACCAACTGGAAGGACCTCGACTACCTGATCGTCGACATGCCGCCCGGCACCGGCGACATCCAGCTCACGCTGTCGCAGCGCGTGCCGATGACCGGCGCGGTGATCGTCACCACCCCGCAGGACATCGCGCTGCTCGACGCCAGGAAGGGCATCAAGATGTTCGAGAAGGTGGGCGTTCCCATCCTCGGCATCGTGGAGAACATGGCGGTGCACGTGTGCTCCAACTGCGGCCACGTCGAGCACATCTTCGGTGCCGAGGGCGGCAAGAAGATGGCCGAGCAGTACGACATGGCCTACCTGGGCGCGCTGCCGCTGGACATCAACATCCGGCTGCAGGCCGACAGCGGCAAGCCGACGGTGGTGGCCGACCCCGATGGCGAAGTGGCGGGCATCTACAAGGCGGTCGCGCGCCGGGTCGCGGTGGGCATCGCCGAGAAGGCCAAGGACTTCTCGGCGAAATTCCCGACCATCACGGTCAGCAAAAACACTTGACGTTGCCTGCATGAACCTGCTCGCCTCGATGCGCTACCTGGTCGCGCTGAGCGAGCACCGCCACTTCGGCCGCGCCGCGCAGGCCTGCTACATCACGCAGCCGGCGCTGTCGAACGCGCTGCGCGCATTGGAATCCGAGTTCGGCGTGGTGATCGTCAAGCGCGGACGCACCTATGCAGGCCTCACGCACGAGGGCGAGGCGGTGCTGGCCGCGGCGCACCGCATGCTGCACGAGAACGAGGTGCTGCAACAGCTGCTCAAGAGCGAGGAAGCGCATCCGCGCGGCGGCCTGCGCATGGCCGCCGTGCCGACCGCGATTCCCATGCTGGCGCGCTTCGCGGCGCGGCTGCAGGCCCGGCATCCGGGCATCGCGCCGACCGTGCTGTCGATGAGCTCGCTGGAGCTGGAGACCGGGCTGGAGAACCTGTCGCTGGACATCGCCCTCGGCTACACCGAGCGCATGCACCTGCGCGAGGTCAAGCTCACGGCCTGGCCGCAGAGCATCGAGCACTACTTCCTGCTGCGCCGCGGCAAGCAAGCCGAGACGGCGACCCTGCGCATCGGCGCCCCCATCGGCTGGGCCGAGGCGGCGCGCCTGCCGCTGTGCCTGCTCACGCCGGAGATGCACAACCGCGCCATCGTCGACCAGGCCTTCGCGACGGCGGGCGCCACCGTCGTGCCGGCCATCGAAACCAATTCGGTGCTGACGCTCGCGCTCAGCGTGATCTCGGGCGAGGTCTGCGCGGTGCTGCCTGGCGCCATGGTGGATGCGGTGCGCGGCCAGGGCGCCCTCGAGGCGCTGCCCCTGGTGGCGCCGGAAGTGCGCACGCCGATCGGCTTCATGACCCAGACGGCCGTTCGGCCCTCCCGCGCGCTCGACGCCGCGCTGGCGATGCTGCAGGAGCCGGCCTGGCGCGCCGAGGTGGCGGCGCACAGCGGCTCGCTCGGTGCCTCCACGGGCGCCTCCTCCCCGATGGCCTGAGTCGGCGGCTAGACGAGCGATTTCGCGTTGGTGAGCACGTAGTCGCAGGCCTGGGTCTTGAGCTTGGCGCCCAAGCTCTTGAGGTTGAGCGAAGCGCCGTCGCTGCCTTGCAGCAGACCCTTGCTTCCATTGGCGAACCCCGTCTGCTGCGCCTTGTTGCCGGTGACCATGCCCAGCAGCTTGTCCTTGACTCCACCGGCCGCGTTGTTGCTCAGGTAGTTGTTCTTGATGCAGTACTGGAGCACGCCGGCTGCATTGCCCATGCTGCTCGCTCCGATGGCTGGCATCGAAATGCCGAGGCTCTTGGCGAGCGCGGCGCCGGCGGCCCCCGTCGTTCCGGCATTGCCGGCGGTGCCCGACTCGGTTCCTGCGTTCGCGCCGCCCAGGTTGTTCTTGAGCGCATCGAGCATCTGGTTCTGGGCAAAGCTCGCCTGCGCAAGGGCCAGCAGCGCGGCGGTGGCCACTATCGTTGGAAAGTGCATGATCGTCTCCAGCGGAGCCTGATGCCCCGTCCGGGTCAGGATAGCGCGAAAGGTCTGCGCGGGGCTGCGCGCCGCTGGCGGCCTTCATTTCCAAATTGAATCACCCGATGTGTGGATTCAATTTGCCAAGCGTCCCGGCCCGCTCCACAGTGCAACCGCGGCATCCCGCCGTCGACGGCCGAGGCAATGAACCACCCAGGCACCCAGAACGAGATCCAGGCGATCCCCCTCGCCACCCCAGACCAGTTGCGCGACCGCATCCGCCGCAAGAGCAAGCTCAAGGGGCGCCAGCCCGAGGCTGAGGCGCTGCGGGAAGTGCGCGAGCTCATCGGCCCGAATCCCGACGGCGGCTGGCCCCGCGACCTTCTCATCGAGCACCTGCACCGGCTCAACGACGCCTGCCTCGGCCTGCACGACCGGCACCTGGTGGCCCTGGCCTCGCTCACGAACATCCCGATGGCCGAGGTCTACGAGGTCGCGACCTTCTATCACCACTTCGAGATCCTGCGCGGCGACCAGCAGGCTCCCGGCCTCACCGTGCGCGTGTGCGACGGACTGGCCTGCGAGCTGGCGGGCGCACAGGACCTGCTGGCGCGGCTGCCCGCGCTGCTGGGTGCGGCGGGCCGCCAGGACGTGCGTGTGATCTCCGCGCCCTGCATCGGCCGCTGCGAGCAGGCGCCCGCCGCGGCGGTTCACCAGCGCGCCGTGCCGATGGCGAACCCGGACAAGATCCTGCAGGCGCTCGAATCGCCGCCGCCGCCCCGCGAGACCGGGCATTTCGTGCCCTCGGACTTCGCCGAAAAAAGCGTGACGCCAGCGCTCGATGCGGTGCAGACGCTGCCGCCCTTCACCGACTACGCCACCTACCGCGCCCACGGCGGCTACGCCCTGGCGGCGGCACTGGTCAACGGCGAGCAGGACGCCGAGGCCGTGATCCAGGCCATGGAAGACTCCGGCCTGCGCGGCCTCGGCGGCGCGGGCTTCCCGGCAGGGCGCAAGTGGCGCATCGTGCGCGAGCAGCCGGCGCCCCGGCTGATGGCCGTCAACATCGACGAGGGCGAGCCCGGCACCTTCAAGGACCGCGCCTACCTCGAGCGCGATCCGCACCGTTTCCTCGAAGGCCTGCTGATCGCGGCGCAGGTGGTGGGCACCGAGGCCTGCTACATCTACCTGCGGGACGAATACCACGACTGCCGCGCACTGCTGGAAGCAGAGCTGGCCAGGCTCCAGGCCGACCCGCCCTGCGAGCTGCCGCGCATCGAGCTCAGGCGCGGCGCCGGCGCCTATATCTGCGGCGAGGAGTCCGCGATGATCGAGAGCATCGAGGGCAAGCGCGGCGAGCCCCGCATGCGTCCGCCCTACATCGCGCAGGTCGGCCTGTTCGGCCGGCCCACGCTGGAGCACAACTTCGAGACCCTCTATTGGGTGCGCGACATCGTCCAGCGGGGCCCCCAGTGGTTCAGCGGCTTCGGCCGCCACGGGCGCAAGGGGCTGCGCAGCTTCAGCGTGAGCGGCCGGGTGAAGCAGCCCGGCGTCAAGCTCGCGCCAGCGGGCATCACGGTGCAGGAGCTGATCGACGAGTACTGCGGCGGCATGATCGACGGCCACCAGCTCTACGCCTACCTGCCGGGCGGCGCCTCGGGCGGCATCCTGCCGGCCCGCATGAACGACATCCCGCTGGACTTCGACACCCTGCAGCCCTACGGCTGCTTCATCGGCTCCGCCGCCGTGATGGTGCTGAGCCAGCACGACAAGGCGCGCGATGCGGCGCGCAACGTAATGCGCTTCTTCGAGCATGAGAGCTGCGGCCAGTGCACGCCCTGCCGCGTCGGCACGGCCAAGGCCGCGGCGCTGATGGAGGCGCCGGTGTGGGACCAGGCCACGCTCGAGGACCTGGCGCAGGTCATGGGCGATGCGTCGATCTGCGGGCTCGGGCAGGCGGCGCCCAACCCCATCCGCTGCATCCAGAAGTATTTTCCGCAGGAGATCGAATGAACGCGCCCGCCAAGCTGAACGAACTGATGCCGCAGACCGTCGAATTCAAGCTCGACGGCCGTGCGGTCCAGGCCTTCGAGGGCGAGAGCATCCTGCAGGCCGCGCAGCGGCATGGGGTGGAGATCCCGCGGCTCTGCTACAAGGAAGGGCTGCGGCCGGATGGCAATTGCCGCTCCTGCGTGGTCGAGGTGAAGGGTGAGCGCGTGCTGGCGCCGAGCTGCTGCCGCAATGTGACCGCCGGCATGGAGGTGCAGGCGACGAGCGAGCGGGCGTTGAAGAGCCAGCGGATGGTGGTCGAGATGCTGCTGTCCGACATGCCCGATGCGGGCTACAAGTGGAACGATGAAGGCCTTGGCGAGGCGGCCGGCGGCAGATCGGTTGGCCAGCATGGCGAACTCAGCGAATGGGCCGAGCGTCTGGAAGTGGACGTCCGCCCGGCCTTCAAGGCCCTGCGCCGCGAACAGCCCCGACCCGACGTCTCCCACCCCGCCATGGCCGTCAACCTCGACGCCTGCATCCAGTGCAACCGCTGCGTGCGTGCCTGCCGCGAGGAGCAGGTCAACGACGTCATCGGCTACGCCATGCGCGGGGCCGGCTCGAAGATCGTCTTCGACCTCGACGACCCGATGGGCGACAGCACCTGCGTGGCCTGCGGCGAATGCGTGCAGGCCTGCCCCACCGGCGCCCTGATGCCCAAGAGCCATATCGGCTCGCAGCAGGTCGACCGCAAGGTCGATTCGGTCTGCCCCTTCTGCGGCGTGGGTTGCCTGATCACCTACAACGTCAAGGACGAGAAGATCGTCAGCGTCGACGGCCGCGACGGCCCGGCCAACCATGGCCGGCTCTGCGTCAAGGGGCGCTTCGGCTTCGACTACGCGCACCATCCGCAGCGCCTCACCAAGCCCCTGATCCGCAAGCCCGGCGTGCCCAAGGGTTTCAGCGACGCGCCGCGCCCGGGCGACTGGCAAGACACCTTCCGCGAGGCGAGCTGGGAAGAGGCGCTCGAGCTCGCGGCCGGCAAGCTCAAGGACCTGCGCGACACGCACGGCAACAAGGCACTGGCCGGCTTCGGCTCCGCCAAGGGCAGCAACGAAGAGGCCTATCTGTTCCAGAAGCTGGTGCGCACCGGCTTTCGCAGCAACAACGTCGACCACTGCACGCGCCTGTGCCATGCCTCCAGCGTGGCGGCCCTGCTCGAAGGCGTGGGCTCGGGCGCGGTGAGCAACCAGGTCAACGATGTGGAGCATGCAGACCTGATCTTCGTCATCGGCTCCAACCCGACCGCCAATCATCCGGTGGCCGCGACCTGGATGAAGAACGCCGCCAAGCGCGGCGCGAAGATCGTGCTGGCCGATCCGCGCATCACCGACATCGGCAGGCACGCATGGCGCACCCTGCAATTCAAGGCCGACACCGACGTGGCCATGCTCAACGCGCTGATCCACACGGTCATCGAAGAGGGCCTGGTCGACGAGGCCTTCGTGCGCGATCGCGCCAGCAACTTCGAGGCGCTGCGCGAGAACGTCAAGGGCTACAGCCCCGAGGCCATGGCGCCGATCTGCGGCATTCCGGCCGAGACGCTGCGCGAGGTCGCGCGCGCCTTCGCCACGGCCCGTGGCGCGATGGTGCTGTGGGGCATGGGCATCAGCCAGCACGTGCACGGCACCGACAACGCGCGCTGCCTGATCGCGCTGGTCACCGTCACCGGCCAGATCGGCAAGCCCGGCTCGGGCCTGCATCCGCTGCGCGGCCAGAACAACGTGCAGGGCGCGAGCGACGCCGGGCTGATCCCGATGATGTTCCCCAACTACCAGCGCGTCGACGAGCCGGGTGCGCATGCGTGGTTCGAGAACTTCTGGGGCGTGCCGCTGGACGAGAAGCCCGGCTACACGGTGGTCGAGATCATGCACAAGGCGCTGGCGCCCGATGACGATCCGCACAAGATCCGCGGCATGTACATCATGGGCGAGAACCCCGCGATGAGCGACCCGGACCTCAACCATGCCCGCCATGCGCTCGCCAGCCTGGAGCACCTGGTGGTGCAGGACATCTTCATGACCGAGACGGCCTGGCTGGCCGACGTGGTGCTGCCCGCCAGTGCCTGGCCCGAGAAGACCGGCACGGTGAGCAACACCGATCGCATGGTGCAGCTGGGCAAGCGCGCGTTGAATCCGCCGGGCGACGCGAAGCCCGACCTCTGGATCATCCAGCAGATCGCCGAACGCATGGGCTTACTGTGGAACTACCAGGGCGAGGAATGCGGCGTCGCTGCGGTCTACGAGGAAATGCGCCAGGCCATGCACGCCGCCATCTGCGGCATCAGCTGGGACCGGCTGCAGCGCGAGTCCAGCGTGACGTACCCCTGCCTGAGCGCCGACGATCCGGGCCAGCCGACCGTCTTCATCGACAGCTTCCCGACCGCGGACGGCCGCGTGAAGCTGGTGCCGGCGGACATCATCCCGGCCGACGAGCGCCCCGATGCCCAGTACCCCTTCGTGCTGATCACCGGCCGCCAGCTGGAGCACTGGCACACCGGCAGCATGACGCGGCGCGCGACGGTGCTCGACGCACTGGAGCCCATGGCCACGGCCTCGATGAACCAGGGCGACCTCGATGCGCTGGGCCTGCAGGCGGGCGACGTGATCACCATCCGCTCGCGCCGCGGCGAAGTCGCGATCCATGTTCGCCGTGACGACGGCACGCCGAATGGCGCGGTCTTCGTGCCCTTCGCCTACTACGAAGCCGCTGCCAACCTGATGACGAACGCCGCCCTCGATCCGATGGGCAAGATCCCCGAGTTCAAGTACTGCGCGGTGCAGGTGCTGCCGGGTGGCGTGCCGATGGCGGCGGCCGGCTACGGGACGGGGGCGGTGGAGGCTGCAGCGCATTGAGGAAGGCGGCGGCCACGCGCGAACACGAGGCGCTTGTCCCTGCTGCCCTGAACGGATCGCCTGCTGCGGCCACGCAATAGCCGCGGCGGCGTGTCCATCTGCCGCATCGGCTATCGTCGGGCGCATGAACCCGTCTTCCAGTCCCGCCATCGACGACGGCGCGCGCCCCTCGCTCGAGGTCGCGGTCTTGATGCGGCGCGAACGGCTGCACGGACCTTCCAGCCATTGGCAGCCCTGGCGCTGGACGCTCGAGGGCGTCGTGCCCGACGAGCCCGGCTTCGGCAGCGCGCCGCGCCTGCTGCAGCAGGACGACGAGGTGCAGCGCTGGCTGCACCCCGGCTTCAAGGTCGAATTGTTTCGCGACGACACCGACGGCTACCAACTCAACGCGACCACGCCCATGCCGGGCTGGTTCGTGCTGTGGCGCCTCGAAGAGGAGGCGACGGTGGCGCCCGAGCCGATCGCGCGCCCGTTGGTAGTGACGCTGAGCTACAACGAGGCCGGCCGCTGGCTGGATGCTCAGGAGAACGTCGAGCAGGTGCCGGCGCCGCCCGAGGTGGTGGAATGGCTGCGCACCTGGGTCGACGAGCATCACGTGGCCGAACCCAGGCGCCGCCAGCGGCCCCAGAGCTTCAAGCCGTTGACGGACCGCTTCGGCAACGCGGCCAGCGTGTCGACGGAGAAGAAGCGCGGGCGGGGAGCGGGCGATGTCTGATGGTTTTTTCGAGCGCTGGTCGAGGCGCAAGCAGCAGGCGAGGGAAGGGGAGGTGCCGGA
Above is a window of Variovorax sp. RA8 DNA encoding:
- a CDS encoding YceH family protein produces the protein MTSALPILSAVETRVLGVLAEKQRTVPDSYPLTLNTLVAGCNQKTSRNPLMELSETEVQAALDSLKGYSLVMESSGGRVARYEHNIERVLRVPSQSTILLTVLMLRGPQTAGELRIATERMHNFADISSVEAFLDELAERPAGALVVKLARLPGARENRWMQLLSGPPSEQAMETAGAPAGRGDASLGEVAALKANVARLEAEVAALKALTARICSELGIADQA
- the metG gene encoding methionine--tRNA ligase → MPQRKLFVTTALPYANGKFHVGHIMEYIQADIWVRFQRMQGHMVHFVGADDAHGAPIMIAAEKAGKTPQEFVGEIAAGRKEYLDGFHIRFDNWHSTDSPENTELAQGIYRKLKAAGMIATRTIEQFYDPVKGMFLPDRYIKGECPVCHAKDQYGDSCEVCSSVYAPTELINPYSTLTGAAPELRSSEHFFFKLSDPKVVDFLKTWTQDGKLQPEMAKKAGEWFEAGMADWDISREAPYFGIEIPDAPGKYFYVWLDAPIGYLASLKNHFDKGQAAAHWHEPSRTTQSFDDFVADPAVEQVHFIGKDIVYFHTLFWPAMLQFSGRKTPGQVNVHGFITVSGEKMSKSRGTGIDPLKYLSIGMNPEWLRYYIAAKLNAKVEDVDFNPDDFIARVNADLIGKYINIASRAAGFVAKRFGGKLGIVSTDGAALLATLQEAARPLAALYDGRDFARALREIMALADKVNEYVDQNKPWELAKQAGMEVRLHDVCTTCIEAFRLMTIYLKPVLPALAAQVEGFLRSEPLLFADAARLLGEGHAIAEYKHLMQRVDAKQIDQLFEAPEPMAEAAAATALPGGEGIAPTITIDDFAKIDLRIAKIVACQKVEGSTKLLHLTLDAGEGRTRNVFSGIASAYQPEQLVGKLTVLVANLAPRKMKFGISEGMVLAASHADEKAEPGIYVLEPWPGAQPGMRVR
- a CDS encoding DUF2501 domain-containing protein gives rise to the protein MHFPTIVATAALLALAQASFAQNQMLDALKNNLGGANAGTESGTAGNAGTTGAAGAALAKSLGISMPAIGASSMGNAAGVLQYCIKNNYLSNNAAGGVKDKLLGMVTGNKAQQTGFANGSKGLLQGSDGASLNLKSLGAKLKTQACDYVLTNAKSLV
- a CDS encoding SulP family inorganic anion transporter, producing the protein MSSPPPIARFRPRLIDALAGYNQQRFLKDLGAGLTVGIVALPLAMAFAIASGLKPEAGIWTAIIAGFLVAALGGSAVQIGGPAGAFIVIVYGIVERYGVANLLIATAGAGVLLFLMGLFRLGTLVRYVPVSIVIGFTNGIAALILISQLKDWLGLTIPKMPADMFSQLHTLAIHIGSFNPYAFGLGSACLIGLFVWPTLLHDKTRFGYGVRLVLGRIAELRAVRAGSRVPGPIVALVTLTLVSWGFSLPVETIGTRFGGIPQGMASFALPEFTWETVKQLVTPTLTIALLGAIESLLCARVADQVSGLPRHDPNQELMAQGVANLVTPFFGGMPATGTIARTVTNVRAGANSPVAGIVHAITLLVVVLLAAPLAQHVPLSVLAGILLFVGWNMGEWRELSPYILRRASRDYRVLMLGTFFLTVVFDLTVAVQAGIVLACALFVRRMSKLFSVEMVALEPPVLTFRLYGALFFGAAAKLDPTVQAIERAPRGLTVVLDAMHLILLDTTGLDALRQVHKAVLARGGVLRIDSVQAQPLEVMERSGFAEELRTGMPAAAH
- the apbC gene encoding iron-sulfur cluster carrier protein ApbC; translation: MTVTPQALAEALKTVLDPNTGKDFVSTKSLKNLQIHEGDVSFDIELGYPAKSQAPALRKALVAAAKTVPGVENVSANIATKVISHAVQRGVQLMPNVKNIIAVASGKGGVGKSTTAANLALALAAEGASVGLLDADIYGPSQPMMLGISRRPESEDGKTMEPLENHGVQVMSIGFLVDQDEAMIWRGPMATQALEQLLRQTNWKDLDYLIVDMPPGTGDIQLTLSQRVPMTGAVIVTTPQDIALLDARKGIKMFEKVGVPILGIVENMAVHVCSNCGHVEHIFGAEGGKKMAEQYDMAYLGALPLDINIRLQADSGKPTVVADPDGEVAGIYKAVARRVAVGIAEKAKDFSAKFPTITVSKNT
- a CDS encoding LysR family transcriptional regulator, whose translation is MNLLASMRYLVALSEHRHFGRAAQACYITQPALSNALRALESEFGVVIVKRGRTYAGLTHEGEAVLAAAHRMLHENEVLQQLLKSEEAHPRGGLRMAAVPTAIPMLARFAARLQARHPGIAPTVLSMSSLELETGLENLSLDIALGYTERMHLREVKLTAWPQSIEHYFLLRRGKQAETATLRIGAPIGWAEAARLPLCLLTPEMHNRAIVDQAFATAGATVVPAIETNSVLTLALSVISGEVCAVLPGAMVDAVRGQGALEALPLVAPEVRTPIGFMTQTAVRPSRALDAALAMLQEPAWRAEVAAHSGSLGASTGASSPMA